A genomic window from Chitinophaga pollutisoli includes:
- a CDS encoding glucosaminidase domain-containing protein, producing MFLSKRRLLLGGMLITSLSVSAQKTPQKYLEKFSPVAVSLSQETGVPASIILGIAMLESGSGTSKNARLLRNHFGIVGKNNLAKRGFTYRSMYREYTTDTASYRHFTKVVMKKKWFATMKGSDDYEQWLNKLIRSGYSTAGQVWVSRVRSMIKKYKLYELDDAMKLAKY from the coding sequence ATGTTTTTATCCAAAAGAAGACTGCTGCTGGGCGGGATGCTGATAACCAGTTTATCCGTTTCGGCGCAGAAGACCCCTCAAAAGTACCTCGAGAAATTTAGCCCCGTTGCAGTTAGCCTCTCCCAGGAAACCGGTGTTCCGGCAAGTATCATCCTCGGCATCGCGATGCTGGAATCAGGAAGCGGTACGAGTAAGAATGCCCGCTTGCTCAGGAATCACTTCGGAATCGTCGGGAAAAACAACCTGGCGAAGCGCGGTTTCACTTACCGCAGCATGTACCGCGAATACACGACCGACACAGCGTCTTACCGCCATTTCACCAAAGTAGTCATGAAAAAGAAATGGTTTGCCACCATGAAGGGTAGCGATGATTATGAACAATGGCTCAATAAACTCATCCGTTCCGGGTATTCGACCGCGGGGCAGGTGTGGGTGAGCCGGGTACGGTCGATGATTAAAAAATATAAATTATACGAGCTGGATGATGCAATGAAGCTGGCCAAATATTAG
- the aspS gene encoding aspartate--tRNA ligase — protein sequence MYRSHTCGELRMEHVGQPVTLAGWVQTVRKFGSITFVDLRDRYGITQLLLGESLNAQLDQQPIGREFVIQVKGTATERTNKNPNIPTGDIEITVSEFSILNGSKTPPFTIQDDTDGGDELRMKYRYLDLRRNIVKQNLTLRYRVNRAARNFLDGRGFMEVETPYLIKSTPEGARDFVVPSRMNPNQFYALPQSPQTFKQLLMVSGYDRYYQIVKCFRDEDLRADRQPEFTQIDCEMSFVDQEDVLNNFEEMTKHIFREIKGIEFNEPFPRMTWDDAMKYYGNDKPDIRFEMKLVDLGEPGRGNGFKVFDDAELVVGINVSGCSEYTRKQLDELTEWVKRPQIGMNGLVYIKHNTDGSLKSSVDKFFNEQALKLFADQCQSQPGDLILILAGKEERTRKAMSELRLEMGERLGLRNKDVYKPLWVIDFPLFEYAEEDNRWVARHHPFTAPKPEHIHLMDDLSQYAKIKANAYDIVLNGTEIGGGSIRIFQRDLQEKMFAALGMSKEEADHKFGFLLGAFEYGAPPHGGIAFGFDRFCSLLGGSETIRDFIAFPKNNSGRDVMLDAPSSIDQVQLDELALSLVKK from the coding sequence ATGTACAGATCGCATACATGTGGAGAATTGCGCATGGAACATGTGGGCCAGCCGGTAACCCTGGCCGGATGGGTGCAAACCGTCCGCAAGTTTGGTAGCATCACTTTCGTGGACCTGCGCGACCGTTACGGCATCACGCAGCTCCTCCTCGGCGAATCGCTCAACGCACAGCTCGACCAACAGCCTATCGGCCGCGAATTCGTGATCCAGGTGAAAGGCACCGCCACCGAGCGTACCAATAAAAACCCCAACATCCCCACCGGAGATATTGAAATCACCGTATCGGAATTCAGCATCCTCAATGGTTCCAAAACGCCTCCCTTCACCATCCAGGACGATACCGACGGTGGAGACGAGCTGCGCATGAAATACCGTTACCTCGATCTGCGCCGCAACATCGTTAAACAAAACCTCACGCTCCGCTACCGCGTAAACCGCGCCGCCAGGAACTTCCTCGACGGCCGCGGGTTTATGGAAGTGGAAACGCCATACCTCATCAAATCCACACCGGAAGGCGCGCGCGACTTCGTAGTGCCCAGCCGTATGAACCCTAACCAGTTCTACGCCCTGCCGCAGTCGCCCCAAACCTTCAAGCAACTGCTCATGGTGAGCGGCTACGACCGGTACTACCAGATCGTGAAGTGCTTCCGCGACGAAGACCTCCGCGCCGACCGCCAGCCCGAATTCACGCAGATCGACTGCGAAATGAGCTTCGTCGACCAGGAAGACGTGCTGAACAACTTCGAGGAGATGACCAAACACATCTTCCGCGAAATCAAAGGCATCGAATTCAACGAGCCCTTCCCCCGCATGACCTGGGACGATGCCATGAAATACTATGGCAACGACAAACCCGATATCCGTTTCGAAATGAAACTGGTAGACCTCGGCGAGCCCGGCCGCGGCAACGGCTTCAAAGTGTTCGATGATGCAGAACTGGTAGTAGGGATCAACGTGAGCGGATGCTCGGAGTACACCCGCAAGCAGCTCGACGAGCTGACGGAATGGGTGAAGCGCCCGCAGATCGGCATGAACGGCCTCGTTTACATCAAGCACAACACCGACGGTTCCCTGAAATCGTCTGTCGATAAATTCTTTAACGAGCAAGCGCTGAAACTGTTTGCAGACCAGTGCCAGAGCCAGCCGGGCGACCTTATCCTGATCCTCGCGGGCAAGGAAGAGCGCACGCGCAAGGCGATGAGCGAGCTGCGCCTGGAAATGGGCGAGCGCCTCGGTCTTCGCAACAAGGACGTGTACAAACCGCTTTGGGTGATCGACTTCCCGCTGTTCGAATACGCGGAGGAAGATAACCGCTGGGTGGCGCGTCACCATCCGTTCACGGCGCCGAAACCGGAGCATATCCATTTGATGGATGATTTGTCGCAGTACGCGAAGATCAAAGCTAACGCGTACGACATCGTGCTGAACGGCACCGAGATCGGCGGCGGCTCCATCCGTATCTTCCAGCGCGACCTACAGGAGAAGATGTTTGCGGCGTTGGGTATGAGCAAGGAAGAAGCGGACCACAAATTCGGGTTCCTGTTGGGCGCGTTCGAATATGGCGCGCCTCCGCACGGGGGGATCGCTTTCGGGTTCGACCGTTTCTGCTCCCTGCTGGGCGGCAGCGAAACCATCCGCGACTTCATCGCTTTCCCGAAAAACAACTCGGGCCGCGACGTGATGTTGGATGCGCCGTCTTCCATCGACCAGGTGCAGCTGGATGAGCTGGCCCTTTCGCTCGTGAAAAAATAA
- a CDS encoding FAD-dependent oxidoreductase codes for METVDYILAGQGVAGTLLGWEMRQAGLKIAVFDDGRADAASRLAAGIINPVSGRLFEVSWLYDTIYPLALATYRAMEAALGVSVFTERDIWNVWPTAQMRDAFAAHPTPYSVFPEGERYEGLLEAPFGAGIVKGANVDLGALLPAWAAHIGARRETFEMAALELKDHGVVYKDLQAKAVIFCEGAASPRNPWFGKLKFHPNKGEALIIRLPFETADIIKKGVTLVPLGDQTYWAGATFAWDYTDINPTNEARAQIEAQLQQLLLTPYEVIGHRAAVRPTGPDRRPMAGLHPHNPRLGIFNGMGSKGCSLAPWAARKFVGNLIHGEAIPPEIDINRFFRALR; via the coding sequence ATGGAGACAGTAGATTACATACTCGCGGGCCAGGGCGTGGCCGGCACCTTGCTGGGATGGGAAATGCGGCAGGCGGGATTGAAGATCGCCGTGTTCGACGACGGGCGCGCCGATGCCGCGTCGCGCCTGGCGGCGGGGATCATCAACCCGGTGTCGGGGCGGCTGTTCGAAGTGTCGTGGCTATACGATACTATTTACCCGCTGGCGCTAGCCACCTATCGCGCCATGGAGGCGGCATTGGGCGTTTCCGTGTTCACGGAAAGGGATATCTGGAACGTGTGGCCTACCGCCCAGATGCGGGACGCATTTGCCGCGCACCCTACGCCATATAGCGTTTTCCCGGAAGGGGAAAGGTATGAAGGCTTGCTGGAAGCGCCTTTTGGCGCGGGGATCGTGAAGGGCGCGAACGTGGACCTGGGGGCATTGCTGCCGGCATGGGCGGCGCATATCGGGGCCCGGAGGGAGACATTCGAGATGGCGGCGCTTGAATTGAAGGATCATGGTGTTGTTTACAAGGACTTACAGGCAAAAGCAGTGATCTTTTGCGAAGGGGCGGCTTCCCCGCGAAATCCCTGGTTCGGAAAATTGAAATTCCATCCCAACAAAGGCGAAGCCCTCATCATCCGCCTCCCATTTGAAACCGCGGATATCATCAAAAAAGGCGTTACGCTCGTTCCCCTCGGCGACCAAACCTACTGGGCCGGCGCCACGTTTGCCTGGGATTATACCGATATCAACCCTACAAATGAGGCGCGGGCGCAGATCGAAGCCCAGCTGCAGCAACTGTTGCTAACGCCGTATGAAGTCATCGGGCACCGCGCGGCTGTAAGACCAACGGGGCCGGACCGGCGGCCGATGGCGGGGCTGCATCCGCATAACCCGCGGCTGGGGATTTTTAACGGTATGGGGTCGAAAGGTTGTTCCCTCGCGCCCTGGGCCGCACGGAAATTTGTGGGTAATCTCATCCACGGAGAAGCCATCCCGCCGGAAATTGACATAAATCGGTTTTTTAGAGCCTTGCGGTAG
- the sucD gene encoding succinate--CoA ligase subunit alpha — MSVLVNKNSKVIVQGFTGTEGTFHATQMIEYGTNVVGGVTPGKGGSSHLERPVFNTVADAVKATGADVSIIFVPPAFAADAIMEAADAGIGLVVCITEGIPVQDMVKAKNYLKAHNTRLIGPNCPGVISAEEAKVGIMPGFIFKKGKIGIVSKSGTLTYEAADQVVKAGLGVSTAIGIGGDPIIGTTTREAVELLMNDPGTEAIIMIGEIGGSMEAEAAEWIKANPHKPVVGFIAGQTAPPGRRMGHAGAIIGGADDTAAAKMKIMRACGVHVVDSPADIGKRMAEVLKGVPA, encoded by the coding sequence ATGAGTGTTTTAGTTAATAAGAACAGCAAAGTGATCGTGCAGGGATTTACCGGTACTGAAGGTACTTTCCACGCCACACAAATGATCGAGTACGGCACCAACGTGGTAGGTGGCGTAACGCCGGGTAAAGGCGGCAGCTCCCACCTGGAGCGCCCTGTGTTCAATACCGTGGCAGACGCGGTAAAGGCGACGGGAGCGGATGTATCCATCATCTTCGTACCGCCGGCATTCGCGGCAGACGCGATCATGGAAGCTGCTGACGCGGGCATCGGCCTGGTAGTGTGCATTACCGAAGGTATTCCCGTTCAGGACATGGTGAAAGCCAAGAACTACCTCAAAGCGCATAATACCCGCCTGATCGGTCCCAACTGCCCGGGCGTTATTTCCGCAGAAGAAGCCAAAGTAGGCATCATGCCCGGCTTTATCTTCAAAAAAGGTAAAATCGGCATCGTATCCAAATCCGGTACCCTGACTTACGAAGCAGCCGACCAGGTGGTAAAAGCCGGTCTGGGTGTTTCCACCGCCATCGGTATCGGCGGCGACCCGATCATCGGCACCACTACCCGCGAAGCGGTGGAACTGCTGATGAACGATCCCGGAACCGAAGCCATCATCATGATCGGTGAAATCGGCGGTTCTATGGAGGCGGAAGCTGCGGAGTGGATCAAAGCCAATCCCCACAAACCCGTTGTAGGCTTCATCGCCGGCCAGACAGCGCCTCCGGGCCGCCGTATGGGCCACGCAGGCGCCATCATCGGTGGTGCGGACGATACCGCCGCCGCAAAAATGAAGATCATGCGCGCCTGTGGCGTTCATGTGGTAGACAGCCCCGCAGACATCGGCAAACGCATGGCCGAAGTGCTGAAAGGCGTTCCCGCCTGA
- a CDS encoding ATP-binding cassette domain-containing protein encodes MIELKNIRKSFGEKEILKDVSATMEAGKTNLIIGASGSGKTVLMKCMVGLMPVDSGQVLYSGEDFTAMDDKEKKPIRQAIGMLFQGSALFDSMTVEQNILFPLDMFSSMSYKEKRKRMQECLDRVELKDANKKFPAEISGGMKKRVGIARAIVLNPKYLFVDEPNSGLDPQTSLVIDKLIKDITVDYNITTVVNTHDMNTVMESGDHIIYMHQGQKQWEGSNEDIIFSEDKLLNDFIFASEFFQDIKEMRKMEMFRDKKWRQKGGEGGNK; translated from the coding sequence ATGATAGAACTGAAAAATATCCGCAAGAGTTTTGGAGAAAAGGAGATACTGAAAGATGTGTCCGCCACCATGGAGGCCGGTAAAACGAACCTCATCATCGGCGCCAGCGGCAGCGGAAAAACGGTGCTCATGAAGTGCATGGTAGGCCTCATGCCCGTAGACAGCGGTCAGGTGCTGTATAGCGGGGAAGACTTCACCGCCATGGACGATAAGGAAAAGAAGCCCATCCGCCAGGCCATCGGGATGCTGTTCCAGGGCTCGGCGCTCTTCGACTCCATGACCGTGGAGCAGAACATCTTGTTCCCGCTGGACATGTTTTCCAGCATGAGCTACAAAGAAAAACGCAAGCGGATGCAGGAGTGCCTCGATCGGGTGGAACTGAAAGACGCGAATAAAAAATTCCCCGCCGAAATCAGCGGCGGGATGAAAAAGCGGGTGGGCATCGCCCGGGCTATCGTGCTCAATCCCAAATACCTGTTCGTGGACGAGCCCAACTCCGGCCTCGATCCACAGACCTCCCTCGTGATCGACAAGCTCATCAAAGACATTACCGTTGATTACAACATCACCACGGTGGTGAATACCCATGATATGAATACCGTAATGGAAAGCGGGGACCATATCATCTACATGCACCAGGGGCAAAAACAGTGGGAAGGCAGCAATGAAGACATCATTTTCAGTGAAGACAAGCTGCTGAACGACTTTATTTTCGCTTCCGAGTTCTTCCAGGACATCAAGGAAATGCGGAAAATGGAGATGTTCCGGGACAAGAAATGGCGGCAGAAGGGTGGAGAAGGCGGCAACAAATAG
- a CDS encoding ABC transporter permease has translation MEFRFFYHFGRFLLMLKGMFSRPENMRMYWKEFMKQCVDIGIGSLGIVVIISTFLGAVTTVQTAYQLVSGFIPKSTIAMVVRDTMIIELAPTMICIVLGGVVGSKIASELGNMRISEQIDAQEIMGINTKAYLIGPKILAALLTIPALVVIAAFLGIFGGLEAGKLSGILSHEQFMEGLRSSFDGYNVFFALSKSYTYAFIISSIPAYYGYHVQGGALEIGKASTTAVVVSCVMILFADYALAAMLL, from the coding sequence ATGGAGTTCAGGTTTTTTTATCATTTCGGCAGGTTTTTGCTGATGTTGAAAGGGATGTTCTCCCGCCCGGAGAACATGAGGATGTACTGGAAGGAGTTTATGAAACAGTGTGTGGACATCGGGATCGGATCCCTGGGCATCGTAGTGATCATCTCCACTTTCCTTGGCGCCGTTACAACGGTGCAAACGGCTTACCAGCTGGTAAGCGGGTTCATTCCCAAATCCACCATCGCGATGGTGGTGCGCGACACGATGATCATCGAGCTGGCGCCGACCATGATTTGTATCGTGCTGGGCGGCGTGGTCGGCTCCAAGATCGCGTCGGAACTGGGGAACATGCGTATTTCCGAGCAGATCGACGCGCAGGAGATCATGGGCATCAATACCAAAGCCTACCTGATAGGCCCCAAGATCCTGGCGGCTTTGCTGACGATCCCCGCGCTGGTGGTGATCGCGGCGTTCCTGGGCATTTTCGGCGGGCTGGAAGCGGGCAAGCTGAGCGGCATCCTGTCGCATGAGCAGTTCATGGAAGGGCTGCGCAGCTCGTTCGATGGGTACAATGTATTCTTCGCCCTGAGCAAATCTTACACATACGCCTTCATCATATCGAGCATACCGGCTTATTACGGGTACCATGTGCAGGGGGGCGCCCTCGAGATCGGGAAAGCCAGCACCACCGCGGTAGTTGTGAGCTGTGTGATGATCCTTTTTGCCGACTATGCCCTGGCGGCCATGCTGCTGTAA
- a CDS encoding DUF2059 domain-containing protein, with product MKKLLFTLLLAAVATGASAQESAKTIKIRVLLSLNGASRVGMNTVKQMLAQYQKAYPSVDTAVWTRIAGYYNEKDLANLLVPIYERYFSEKDVDGMIAFYKSDAGKKMVEMMPHITAESQVAGKIWGEDIAAKIRKDIEGAMK from the coding sequence ATGAAGAAATTACTGTTCACACTGCTGTTGGCCGCTGTGGCCACGGGCGCCTCGGCGCAGGAGTCCGCCAAAACGATCAAGATCCGGGTGCTGCTGAGCCTGAACGGCGCTTCGCGGGTAGGCATGAATACCGTGAAGCAGATGCTGGCGCAGTACCAGAAAGCATATCCCTCGGTAGATACCGCCGTCTGGACGCGCATCGCCGGGTATTACAACGAAAAAGACCTGGCCAACCTGCTCGTTCCCATTTACGAGCGCTATTTTTCGGAAAAGGATGTGGATGGCATGATTGCATTTTATAAGTCGGATGCGGGAAAGAAGATGGTGGAAATGATGCCGCACATTACTGCAGAATCGCAGGTGGCGGGTAAAATCTGGGGAGAGGATATCGCAGCCAAAATCCGGAAAGACATCGAAGGCGCCATGAAATAG